A window of Passer domesticus isolate bPasDom1 chromosome 18, bPasDom1.hap1, whole genome shotgun sequence contains these coding sequences:
- the FAM163B gene encoding protein FAM163B translates to MTAGTVVITGGILATVILLCIIAVLCYCRLQYYCCKKDESEEDEEEPDFAVHSHIPPLHCNRNVVLTNGPSLYSSSPFAKKPAQSRPSCPSCAPYEPPTSFLQEPPTSFLQEPPTSFLQEPTTSFLQEPTTSFLQEPTTSFLQEPTTSFLQEPTTSFLQEPTTSFLQEPPTFFLQEPPEELHNGGDRVSYKTVSQEDLALPVSNLQALNPNRLSAMREAFSRSRSISTDV, encoded by the exons ATGACAGCCGGGACCGTGGTCATCACAGGTGGAATATTAGCGACTGTCATTTTACTCTGTATCATCGCCGTCCTCTGCTACTGTAGGCTCCAG TACTACTGCTGCAAGAAGGATGAAtccgaggaggacgaggaggagccCGACTTCGCCGTGCACTCGCACATCCCTCCGCTGCACTGCAACCGCAACGTAGTGCTGACCAACGGCCCCTCGCTCTACTCCTCATCCCCCTTCGCCAAAAAACCAGCCCAGAGCCGgcccagctgccccagctgcGCTCCCTACGAGCCCCCAACCTCCTTCCTCCAAGAGCCCCCCACCTCCTTCCTCCAAGAGCCCCCCACATCCTTCCTCCAGGAGCCCACCACCTCCTTCCTCCAAGAACCCACCACCTCCTTCCTCCAAGAACCCACCACCTCCTTCCTCCAAGAACCCACCACATCCTTCCTCCAAGAACCCACCACCTCCTTCCTCCAGGAGCCCACCACCTCCTTCCTGCAGGAGCCCCCCACCTTCTTCCTGCAGGAGCCCCCCGAGGAGCTGCACAACGGGGGGGACAGGGTGAGCTACAAGACGGTGAGCCAGGAGGACCTGGCGCTGCCCGTGTCCAACCTGCAGGCGCTCAACCCCAACCGGCTCTCGGCCATGCGGGAGGCGTTCTCCCGCAGCCGCAGCATCAGCACCGATGTCTGA